A window of Belonocnema kinseyi isolate 2016_QV_RU_SX_M_011 chromosome 9, B_treatae_v1, whole genome shotgun sequence contains these coding sequences:
- the LOC117180592 gene encoding jerky protein homolog-like, with the protein MDELPVFYRSQKNAWIVTEIFEEWLSFFPQVKAFLESENLTLVAVLIVGRCKYHKYLKVDGIVVQCLPPHVTSLIQPCDQGILEMIKLNYKINLVHSILESQTKGVSLLQFLKNCNVKDSVYWVVQAWNQVKPYTIIQCWKKMLLIQTQDATTQTNGECSLDLLLLDSSSGTESVLIQETSEIVGKLVAVIRKVEGYEAISEKAISE; encoded by the coding sequence ATGGATGAATTGCCTGTTTTCTACCGGAGCCAGAAAAATGCGTGGATCGTCACCGAAATTTTCGAGGAGTGGTTATCATTTTTTCCTCAAGTGAAAGCTTTTCTAGAGTCTGAAAACTTAACTTTGGTAGCAGTTCTAATCGTTGGCAGATGTAAATACCACAAGTACTTGAAAGTTGATGGCATAGTCGTCCAATGTTTGCCACCCCATGTGACTTCCCTTATCCAGCCTTGCGATCAAGGTATTTTGGAAATGATtaaattgaattacaaaataaatttggtgCATTCGATACTTGAGTCTCAAACCAAAGGCGTTTCGCTGTTACAATTTCTAAAGAATTGCAACGTAAAAGATTCTGTGTATTGGGTGGTGCAAGCATGGAATCAGGTTAAACCATATACAATCATCCAGTGctggaaaaaaatgttgctaattcAAACGCAAGATGCAACAACCCAAACTAATGGAGAATGTTCCTTGGATCTCTTATTGTTAGACTCATCTTCGGGCACTGAAAGTGTTTTAATCCAAGAGACAAGCGAGATCGTTGGCAAATTAGTTGCAGTGATCCGCAAGGTTGAAGGCTACGAAGCTATCAGCGAAAAAGCAATTTCAGAATGA